The sequence below is a genomic window from Paramisgurnus dabryanus chromosome 4, PD_genome_1.1, whole genome shotgun sequence.
TTCTGTCAGTTTACCGGATAAAAACACAACTCCGTTTagtaaaaaagattttttcacCGACAGTCCTCACAAAGTTGCCACCTTGATGCAGTCGAGTGTTCTGGATGTGCTTCATACAGAGACTCCAACCTATCGATCAGAGACCGATAAACCAGATCGTCTTTCAATGTCTACTCATCCAAATGTTAATAtctacaataattcaataaCTGTTACTAGCACACCTGAGTTtccagctgtcaatcaaagcaACCCACTGAAGTTTTCTGATAGCAACACATACTCCGGACACACCAAGTCTTTTGATTTTATAGGTGAACCTACAATGAACGTTACCATCCTTTCTACAACTGAGAATAACCCAACAACCTCAAGCATACTTTCAACAAAGGAGTCGCCTAGAACACACGCCACGCAGGATTTAACATCTGAAGCATCAACTACACACATCATCAAAAGTCAACCCAATAAAACCAGCTCAATATCTACTGAAATCTCAGAGTTAACATCTCACAACAATGAAGCCAGCACTTTTACCATCTTTACATCTACCACACCTCCATCTCTGACCTCTGCTGGCACTGACACAGAAAGTGATTGTCTCACATGCACCTCTTATGTACCATCTACAGTACgacaaaataaagaaagacaggAAAACCTCACCACTACTCCTCCATCAGGTTCTTCCAGTCCTGAGATAAATCCTAACGTGACCTCAGACCTCGCAAGCATCACTACAGTGACATTTAGGAGCCACGTGGATTTAAAGGAACCTGAGATTTCCCCATCACAGATCCAGAACGTTGGCGCGTACACAAATTCTCCACAAGCTATGCTTTCGAATACACCAAAAGCCCCTTTGTACAACCCCACATCTCCATCTTTTATAAACCCACAGACCTTTTCTGTTATTACCCAAACAAGCATTGCGGGTGTAAGTACTCGGAGGAGTTTGACAGCCATTACCAAGACTATCCATGGCTTATCTCCATTAAAAGACGCTCACACTGAATCAATAGAAAGTATGGATAGCATCACCAGCCACCTTCCAGGTTTAACACTGAGCCCTTCATCTGTTGACCTCACATCATCTACACTTACTATTAGCAATCCTGCTGTTCAGACCAGCACACCTGTTAGCATAACCTCTTCACCAGCATACCGACCACCTACCAAACAGTCTAAAATGACCCCACACGCCACGTCCGCAGAAAACCCTTCGGTCCGTACGCATATTCAAGTAGTGGAGTCCAGAACAATCAGACCTACTGAATATTTGACCACAAGCTTCCGTCTTACTGGGACGAATCAACACGCAGCATCTACGCAAGAAGTCACGCAGACATCTCAGATCCAGTCGACTGCATCCAAATCTGACAAGAAGTGGCCACATGGGAGGCATTTTGTCGTAGTGGAAGACCAGCAAGCAATCATCAAAAGTGAGTAACATGATCGCAGACATCATAATTGTATTTTGGATGCTTGTGTTCCTACCAATTATTTTACCTATGGATGGCTTCAGCactaacaacataaacaaacggcttatGTGGAACAAACAAGCAACGTAACTTCCGTTTAGCTGCGTAATAATctaggactttgctgccatacatggctgcaggaggcgcaatgatattacgcagtgcttgaaaatagtcccctgctattgaaagttaccaaggggactattttcaggcgctgcgtaatatcattgcacctcttgcagccatgttacggaagcgaagtccttgattattattacgccagaatgagagtatagttcctagccatatcagcttaaaaaatcacaactcttaattttccgtcagtcttagtacacaatgaaactacagaagagtcaagatttaaataggataaaaatcaaaacactttggttatttttgagcgtgatgctaactgtctaatcagattcaatggattatgcttaactatgctaaaagtggtagcgccagaccaggagatcagctgcatggattccaaaactgtacaaatcaaatgtttaactctaggggagctggaaaattagcaaaaaagtggagtgtccctttaactacaGATTGGCTTCACATAGCGGTGATCCATGATCTCGTctctcgtctttaggaaaccaaaacatttattaGTTGTACATatgtatttgttccagagttcagtttagccattaatcagaccattaaacaaacggAGACAGGAAGTTAAGTTCTGTCCAGATGTGTAACCGCGGCAACGCGTATGCAACCAACGAAAATAAGCCCTAAAATTGGAATTTCATCCAAAGGAATTTCATAACCGTATAAAGCATCAGTTTTGGAGCTTTtcaaatggggcactatccagtGCCATtataaggggttgtgtacaccaaaacttttaaatgcggctgaaaacgcctggacaacgccgaatgccagctgtttttcagctgagtgccagctttcttcagctaagcgctttggtagctgtgaaacgtcagctgtgagacggttggttgctgtgataattgtcccgcccctcctccactgtgattgggcggccgtgtgagaactgacattgacgagcggagcttttctcccaaagttgaatctctttcaactctcgacgctcagcgccgagtGCGGAAAAACCGCAGAgtgccggttttcagcgcggaaaaaacctgctagctgctggcttatttgaaaaacgccgagcttccattggaaacaattgaaaacatgtgctggccgcgggcgtaaaagttttggtgtacacaacccctaaagctgaaaaatccaggatattatttaatataactccaACTGTTTTGGctgaaagaagaaagtcatatacaccaaggggcttgagggtgagtaaaatatAGGTTATAGGTATAGGTTATAAAATAtaggttattttttttattttttttatattatccctttaaaggtgcattgtgtaacttttaggaggatctcttgacagaaatgcaatattatcagtggtgtacaAGACCTTGTAAAATGAACTGCTTTAGAATGAGaaatttttatctatttacaCCGCGGGTCTCTTTACGTGGAAGTCGGCgtaatgtttctacagtagccctaaacttacaaactgctctatagagcgtgtttcgtccctacgttgtctccgacgctgacatgtttgtcttgttcGAAAGGGAGGAGTGAGCTGTGAACTAgcagttggttgcaattcacaatctcaccgcTAGATGTCGCTCAAAACTACACACAACACCAACAAACTTTCTTAGCCAAcaagcttaaagggatagttcacccaaaaatgaaaattctgtcatcatttacttactctcatgttgttacaaacccgtatacatttgagaaatgtttgtaaacaaaccgtttgtggaccccattcatttccatagtaggaaaaataatactatggacgTAAAtagggtccacgaatggtttggttacaaacatttctcaaaatattttcctttgtgttcatcagaacaaagaaatttatacaggtttgtaacaaaattagagttagtaaatgatgacagaattttcatttttgtgtgaactattcctttaactatgACAGTTTACCAAACAGACCATTACCGAACCGGCCTTGAACAGAATgcaaatgtgttgttttaaactggTTTTAGCTGTGCAATACGGAAAAACATTATTCATGTTACTGGGAACATGATAAACTTGAGGTCAGACTTTTCAGTTTTCcacacttcactttttattGAATCACATTTGGTTTCATTTATAGCTAAAATTTCTTTCTGCTGTTTTTCAGAGGATACATTtcaagtactcttacaaatcaccCTGGAAGACAACTTTGACCCTGGCATGGGCCTGCATGAGGTAAAACCATCTGAATGTGACTTTATACATTCAAACTTGTCTGTAGTTGTGTCTTTTAGCACCGCAATAATGTATTGGCAATCATTTAATCCTACAGATGGAGCCATTTCTACAGCGAGTGTCTGGGTACAAGAGTCAACATGTTACCTGGCACaggtaaatatttattttacaagcTTTAAATATTAGGAAGAGCTTTAATGGACTGATTCAGGTCTTGGCATCAGCATACAAAAATGTTGATAACTTTagatttttatgcatttgaagatgattttattcattatatggtatacatttttatcagtatttttgttccctgggaatcaaaccacCTTTGCAAAGGAGCGCTGACGTGAATAAGAAACGTCAGGTCCATTATTATGTCTAAGTAATAGATGGTATATAATTTTGATTACTTTTCTATGATTTCAGTGGTCCAGTTCTGCAAACAGTGGTCCTGTTTCAGACAGTGAGAGCCCTTTCCTGGTTGGGAAGGGCGGAGTCTCTGTTACAGGAGGTGGGGTTAAATCCAGTGCCAAAGGCTGGAATATTTTTGGGTGGAGTTCGAGTGAAAAACATTATAGTGGGAGGTGAGTGATAAACATGGAAATGTTAAAGGAGTAATCTGGGTTACTACTAATATTTTTACACCGCATTAGTGCCATGCTGTTGAATCAgactttcatttttaatgtgTCCGTATGAGTACACAGGGAATCACAATGACAGTGAAACTTAGCCGGCAAATGGACTGCAGATAAACATGTATGCAACCATCTCACTAAAAGCCTATCTGTGTAAagttaaatgtaatattttatttaaatcattcAAAGACACCACAAAGGAATATAAAGAGACTTGATATAAATGCTTGACTCGTGGCCTTGTGGATGCATGACTTAAGTGGTACATAAATATTAAGTTTAAACTAAAACTTTACAGAATGTTTCTTTAACTTATTATTAGCATTTTggatcttaaagggatagttcacccaaaaatgaaaatttccgttcatctttggaaacacagtttaagatgttttagatttagtcagaGAGCGTTCTgatcctccattgaaaatctatgtacggtatactgtccatgtccagaaagttcataaaaacattatcaaagtagtccatcgaaaatacattttgatccaaaaattacaactttattcagcataGTCAGCCGCTTCGTACCTCATCTGCATCACTGCAGTCCTGTGACTTTAGTCTTCAGAACAGACGCGCAAGAGAGGACAacgctgaataaagtcgtaatttttgttatttttggaccaaaatgtattttttatgcttcaacacattctaactgacccactgatgtcacatggactactttgatgatgttttaattacctttctggacatggacagtataccgtacatagatttccAATGGAGGATCAGAAAGCTTGCGgagtaaatctaaaacatcttaaactgtgttctgaacaTGAATGGAGGTCTAACAGGTTTAGAACGACATGacggtgagtcattaatgaccttattttcatttttgggtgaactatccctatcATACTCCATCTCATAGCATTAAACTTTATTGTCTTTTTCTTAGGTTTGCAGACTGAGATTTGTGAATGGCTGTTTGAATGCCCTGCTGGGTTTCAGTGTGTCTCTTCCAAGACCAACGCCAGCTGCACATCAGTGTGCCACTTTGACTACTGTAAAAATCAGGGCATCTGTGTCCATCGCCCTGATCAACAACCAATCTGCCAGTGAGTTCAAATTACACCCACATGCAATAATACAGTACACGCGTTTTGCTTTGAACTTTTTACCAGACCTTTAATTTTAAAGGTGTCCCGTCGGAGAGGATTATTGGTTTATGGGTCAACGCTGCGACCTCCGCATGACCCGACCACGTTTGGTGGGCGTTTGCTTTGGTGTGCTCACCGCGGTAGCCGCAGTAATGGCTCTCCTGTCTTATCTTGCAGTCCGGCGTTATAAAAGCATGCTTATGCAGGCCAAAGTGGAACAAACACGCAGCAGGTATCACAcgtacaaaaacacacacttcATCAATTATTTATGAGGTCATGGCCCTGATTTTGTTATTGGAAATTGTGTTCAGGAAATTGTTTTAATAGTGCTATTCAAAGAGACACACTTTATTATAGTATGATATTAATACTCCattgtcttttttgtgtttgtgaacTACTCAGTTATCGGCGATTTAATCACTTCGATGAGCTCTCGGCTCGGTTTTGGGGAAGGTCCTGGCCGGGGTCGGAAGACTCTTTGGATAACCCGATCTTTACTCGCTCAGACGAATTACTACATCTAAGAGCCCTAGATCGTACTTGCTGTTATCACGATGACACGCTTTCTGTTGTCTCCACATACCATGGTAGTGGGACAAACCTAAACACTGTATATCCTCACAGGTACTTAATATCTGCATATTACTGGATAAATTAATTGCATGTTAATAGTTAAAATCtaagtaaatgctaaaataaacaaACTAGGATTAAtacatgtgaccctggaccacaaaacaagtCATAATGTATGTAGCACAGgtgtatttgtagcaatagccaaaaatacattataagggtcaaaattatagaaatcttatgccaaaaatcattaggatattatgatatttttgtaaatttcctacagtaaatatatcaaaaacttatttatcattagtaatttAAAAtcgattttcttaatattttgattttttggctccttaaattttttatagagtttcattttatttttatataaaaggAATGATTAGTTGTGTATTGTGTTTGtcgatgttttttatttttttgtgtatgtttgGTCATACAGTTCTCAGTATGGCTGGGATATGAGCAACTGCAGCTTAGCAGATGGTGTGGTGGATTCTGGGAAAG
It includes:
- the LOC135735743 gene encoding uncharacterized protein, encoding MRRFVYLLLFIFAPGYALLENRGCGGKISIFRERSGFIRYPSHPDRSIFNQITDNSTDVPCTWIIDSHENQTVWIEVISIGNNSSFGIQFGNKDERTNKKDDNALFSGTGRTIIKWRTAKSTDTLHLRWNTSDSSHDPALIPYTHSDTDPVSPSPSGSSRVTYTPDIPGKGNTALESQSHTPRGESVQWGEGVSDLADNSRPRYPQENTNNEQETTGEWISDLSGTNSYSSTTIRPPSLSLHTTPKHTTSDVTAKTITLLSHTSDVTHTESHKSSQRIDTNTFTKMISNTLRAKRSDPSSVYPTDSFLSVSLPDKNTTPFSKKDFFTDSPHKVATLMQSSVLDVLHTETPTYRSETDKPDRLSMSTHPNVNIYNNSITVTSTPEFPAVNQSNPLKFSDSNTYSGHTKSFDFIGEPTMNVTILSTTENNPTTSSILSTKESPRTHATQDLTSEASTTHIIKSQPNKTSSISTEISELTSHNNEASTFTIFTSTTPPSLTSAGTDTESDCLTCTSYVPSTVRQNKERQENLTTTPPSGSSSPEINPNVTSDLASITTVTFRSHVDLKEPEISPSQIQNVGAYTNSPQAMLSNTPKAPLYNPTSPSFINPQTFSVITQTSIAGVSTRRSLTAITKTIHGLSPLKDAHTESIESMDSITSHLPGLTLSPSSVDLTSSTLTISNPAVQTSTPVSITSSPAYRPPTKQSKMTPHATSAENPSVRTHIQVVESRTIRPTEYLTTSFRLTGTNQHAASTQEVTQTSQIQSTASKSDKKWPHGRHFVVVEDQQAIIKKDTFQVLLQITLEDNFDPGMGLHEMEPFLQRVSGYKSQHVTWHSGPVLQTVVLFQTVRALSWLGRAESLLQEVGLNPVPKAGIFLGGVRVKNIIVGGLQTEICEWLFECPAGFQCVSSKTNASCTSVCHFDYCKNQGICVHRPDQQPICQCPVGEDYWFMGQRCDLRMTRPRLVGVCFGVLTAVAAVMALLSYLAVRRYKSMLMQAKVEQTRSSYRRFNHFDELSARFWGRSWPGSEDSLDNPIFTRSDELLHLRALDRTCCYHDDTLSVVSTYHGSGTNLNTVYPHSSQYGWDMSNCSLADGVVDSGKASDLSVCSWPIEPIQWTPFPLLQQINRNSASVKATRPRSYCEGMELVDLEKSWTA